One Capsicum annuum cultivar UCD-10X-F1 chromosome 2, UCD10Xv1.1, whole genome shotgun sequence genomic window carries:
- the LOC107852731 gene encoding F-box protein At3g07870-like — protein sequence MAPKGKGKQKGKGNSKKTDNRAQEPTSNCIFKPEIISNILSWLPLKTLLQYRSVCKQWQKLIYKSDFVATHYLHSSSLQRTDSSMIIIQSRVDKSNDGRFDHNVLVQYKPPLPPIEVKNPYPNSLPKMSIAGPVNGILCIFQPPLGDALTLWNPAMNKSKMVMRSKTINPSQKVSVGLAFDSQKKDLLILRIFCVPPFPGYTKTNVEFEIREMKYLLGWKKLKSKRNYFYIDKPSCDAIFKAEPYWMAYDYEKYIPGKYERLVRFKVSKMDFEWLLLPFVGVGDYYATLENFEDSLGFLIWWKRDNSYIDVWEVDDKKFQWRKKCKLGPLSGFGRILGCLRNGDIVAENEDGVLLFYAVNKSELVVQNDENLYPCSVKKTLTLENSEKGSHVIFDCPEGLLLIEGMLTV from the coding sequence ATGGCgccaaaaggaaaaggaaagcaGAAAGGGAAAGGAAATTCCAAGAAAACAGACAACAGAGCTCAAGAGCCAACATCCAACTGCATTTTTAAGCCAGAAATCATCTCTAACATCCTCTCTTGGCTTCCTTTGAAGACCCTTTTACAATACAGGTCTGTTTGCAAGCAGTGGCAGAAGCTCATTTACAAGTCCGATTTCGTCGCCACCCATTACCTCCATTCCTCTTCTTTGCAGCGCACTGATTcatccatgattattatacagAGCCGCGTTGACAAGTCCAATGATGGAAGGTTTGATCATAATGTACTCGTACAATACAAACCCCCTCTACCACCTATCGAAGTGAAAAATCCTTACCCTAACAGCTTACCCAAAATGTCCATTGCCGGTCCTGTCAATGGCATTCTCTGCATTTTTCAGCCACCTTTGGGTGATGCGCTTACACTTTGGAATCCAGCAATGAACAAGTCTAAGATGGTCATGCGTTCTAAAACCATCAACCCCTCACAGAAAGTATCAGTTGGATTGGCGTTTGATTCACAGAAAAAGGATTTGTTGATCTTGAGAATCTTTTGTGTTCCCCCATTTCCAGGATATACCAAAACCAATGTGGAATTCGAAATACGTGAAATGAAGTATCTTTTAGGATGGAAGAAGCtgaaaagtaaaagaaattatttttatattgacaAGCCTTCTTGTGATGCGATCTTTAAAGCGGAGCCTTATTGGATGGCTTATGATTATGAAAAGTATATTCCCGGCAAGTATGAGAGGTTGGTGCGCTTTAAAGTGAGTAAAATGGATTTTGAATGGTTGCTACTGCCATTTGTCGGAGTAGGGGATTATTATGCGACTCTTGAGAATTTTGAGGATTCTCTTGGTTTTTTGATCTGGTGGAAAAGAGACAATTCCTATATTGATGTTTGGGAAGTGGATGATAAGAAATTTCAATGGAGAAAGAAATGTAAGCTAGGACCGTTATCCGGGTTTGGCAGAATTTTGGGCTGTTTGAGGAATGGTGATATTGTAGCCGAGAATGAAGACGGGGTGTTGTTGTTTTACGCGGTGAATAAATCAGAATTGGTAGTTCAGAATGATGAGAACCTTTATCCTTGCTCAGTTAAGAAGACATTGACATTGGAGAATTCTGAGAAAGGATCACATGTGATTTTTGACTGCCCGGAGGGCCTACTTTTGATCGAAGGGATGCTAACAGTTTGA